In Mycolicibacterium alvei, a single window of DNA contains:
- a CDS encoding acyl-CoA synthetase: MGEWTIGAVVDAIAEAVPDREMTVCGTRRTTFAQGADLTRRLANFLSSRGLGAHRERRDLNRWECGQDVVALVMHNDLYPEMVIGCLKARTVPVNVNYNYAPGEVADLLAYLKPRAVIYHRSLGAKFASVLGDEALQTEVLISIDDGDGAELPGSVTLEEALAQGDTDRGAIPSPDDLLMVCTGGTTGRPKGVMWRQGDIYVSSMNGADHDQVSEIHDKVAHAGPPWFAVSPLMHAAGMWTAFSGLLSGQTVVLHDTKPRFDPRTVLETAQRERIGLMTMVGDAYAAPIVEELGRRSYDLSAMFAIGTGGAATNPKHQRALLEHIPQITVINGFGSSETGNMGFGHTQRATPTAETFQLRAGGLVLADDYSRFLDPGDPEVGWAARNGRIPLGYFNDEAATVKTFPEVAGERVVVSGDRASLEADGTLRLFGRDSLVVNTGGEKVFVEEIEEVLRAHPHVVDALAVGRPSERWGEEVVALVAVRDTVDAAALREHCATRLARFKLPKDVLFVEEIRRLGNGKADYRWAKGLASQQAEMKA; encoded by the coding sequence ATGGGCGAATGGACCATCGGCGCCGTCGTCGACGCGATCGCCGAGGCGGTACCCGACCGGGAGATGACAGTGTGCGGCACCCGCCGCACCACCTTCGCGCAGGGTGCTGACCTGACCCGCCGGCTGGCGAACTTCCTGTCCTCGCGGGGGCTGGGTGCCCACCGGGAGCGTCGGGATCTGAACCGTTGGGAATGCGGTCAGGACGTCGTCGCGCTCGTCATGCACAACGACCTGTACCCCGAGATGGTCATCGGCTGTCTCAAGGCGCGCACGGTCCCGGTGAATGTGAACTACAACTACGCACCGGGTGAGGTGGCCGACCTGCTGGCCTACCTGAAGCCCCGTGCGGTGATCTACCACCGTTCCCTGGGGGCGAAGTTCGCTTCCGTATTGGGGGATGAAGCGCTGCAGACCGAGGTGTTGATCTCGATCGACGACGGCGACGGTGCCGAGCTACCGGGTTCGGTGACACTGGAAGAGGCGCTGGCGCAAGGGGATACCGATCGAGGCGCCATCCCTTCCCCCGATGATCTACTGATGGTCTGCACAGGCGGCACGACCGGCCGTCCCAAAGGGGTGATGTGGCGCCAGGGCGACATCTACGTGTCGTCGATGAACGGCGCTGACCACGATCAGGTGAGCGAGATTCACGACAAGGTCGCCCACGCCGGGCCGCCGTGGTTCGCGGTGTCACCGTTGATGCACGCCGCCGGAATGTGGACCGCCTTCTCCGGGCTGCTGTCCGGTCAGACCGTGGTGCTGCACGACACCAAACCTCGATTCGATCCGCGTACCGTGCTCGAAACCGCGCAACGGGAGAGGATCGGGCTGATGACGATGGTGGGCGATGCCTACGCCGCGCCGATCGTGGAGGAGTTGGGCCGACGGTCCTACGACCTGTCCGCGATGTTCGCCATCGGTACCGGAGGTGCTGCGACCAACCCGAAACATCAACGCGCACTGCTGGAACACATCCCGCAGATCACCGTCATCAACGGATTCGGCTCCTCGGAAACCGGCAACATGGGGTTCGGTCACACGCAGCGGGCAACTCCGACTGCCGAGACCTTCCAGCTGCGGGCCGGCGGTCTGGTCCTGGCCGACGACTACTCCCGCTTTCTGGATCCCGGCGACCCCGAGGTCGGTTGGGCTGCACGTAATGGCCGGATCCCACTCGGCTACTTCAACGACGAGGCCGCGACGGTGAAGACCTTCCCCGAGGTGGCCGGCGAACGAGTGGTGGTCTCGGGTGACCGCGCCTCGCTGGAGGCCGACGGCACCTTGCGCCTGTTCGGCCGGGATTCGTTGGTGGTGAACACCGGTGGCGAGAAGGTGTTCGTCGAGGAGATCGAAGAAGTGCTGCGCGCACATCCTCACGTGGTGGATGCGCTGGCGGTGGGCCGCCCGAGTGAGCGGTGGGGCGAAGAGGTCGTGGCGCTGGTGGCGGTGCGGGACACGGTCGACGCGGCCGCGCTTCGAGAGCACTGCGCCACCCGGTTGGCCCGGTTCAAACTCCCCAAGGATGTGCTGTTCGTCGAGGAGATCCGCCGGCTCGGCAACGGCAAGGCTGACTATCGCTGGGCCAAGGGCCTGGCCTCCCAACAGGCGGAGATGAAGGCATGA
- a CDS encoding acyl-CoA dehydrogenase family protein, which translates to MDRYELRRLDYSLTEDHVDLQTAYRQFFKTHSDIETVRAAEPAGFDKSLWERLCAMGATTMALPESVGGDGATLVDLTLVAEELGRSLAPVPWIDHVVAGRLLARLGACESEEIVQGTQIIALDPAQVAPTGPRLIPTASIADHIVVRDGDDVVQLSFSTRPARVDNIGKLPMAWVDPAAADTRVVLASGAGALAEYQRALDEWRLLTAAALVGLVEETMTIAAEFAKSRYTLGVPIGTLQGISHPLANIAITVQSGRGLVRRAAWFLDNEPDERPELAPSAFVFMAEEAAKAATTAVHVQGGLGVSAEAAATAYLVRARGWALAGGDPGATAVRIAQIVAARESREVTKV; encoded by the coding sequence ATGGACCGCTACGAACTGCGCAGGCTGGACTACAGCCTCACCGAGGACCACGTCGACCTGCAGACCGCGTACCGGCAGTTCTTCAAGACGCACTCCGACATCGAGACCGTACGTGCGGCCGAACCGGCAGGCTTCGACAAGAGTCTGTGGGAACGGTTGTGCGCCATGGGCGCCACCACCATGGCGCTGCCGGAATCCGTCGGCGGCGACGGCGCGACACTGGTGGATCTGACCCTGGTGGCCGAGGAACTGGGTCGGTCGCTGGCGCCGGTGCCGTGGATCGACCACGTCGTGGCGGGGCGGTTGCTGGCCAGGCTGGGGGCGTGCGAATCCGAAGAGATCGTGCAGGGCACCCAGATCATCGCGCTCGATCCCGCGCAGGTCGCACCGACCGGGCCGCGCCTCATCCCGACTGCGTCGATCGCCGACCACATCGTCGTCCGCGACGGCGACGACGTCGTGCAGTTGAGCTTCTCGACGCGCCCGGCCCGGGTCGACAACATCGGCAAGCTGCCGATGGCGTGGGTAGACCCAGCCGCCGCGGACACCCGCGTGGTGTTGGCCAGCGGTGCCGGCGCCCTGGCGGAATACCAACGGGCCTTGGACGAATGGCGTCTGCTGACCGCAGCAGCGCTGGTGGGTCTGGTCGAGGAGACCATGACGATCGCCGCCGAGTTCGCCAAGTCGCGCTACACCCTGGGTGTGCCGATCGGGACGCTGCAAGGTATCTCCCACCCGCTGGCCAACATCGCCATCACCGTCCAGAGCGGGCGGGGCCTGGTGCGGCGGGCGGCATGGTTCCTCGACAACGAGCCCGACGAGCGGCCGGAACTGGCCCCCTCGGCGTTCGTATTCATGGCCGAGGAGGCCGCCAAGGCTGCCACCACGGCGGTACACGTCCAAGGTGGACTGGGGGTGTCCGCCGAGGCGGCGGCCACCGCGTACCTGGTGCGGGCCCGCGGCTGGGCCCTCGCCGGCGGTGACCCGGGTGCCACCGCGGTCCGCATTGCTCAGATCGTCGCGGCTCGCGAGAGCCGGGAAGTCACAAAGGTTTAG
- a CDS encoding thiolase family protein, translating into MTNDVAIIGVGIHPFGRFEGKSAMQMGVDAIFAAVADAGVDWKDIGAATGGSWTVANPDAIVGMVGLTGIPFTNVFNACATAASATKACADGIRLGDYDIGIAVGLDKHPRGAFTEDPALVGMPSWYAENGQYLTTQFFGMKANRYLHEHNISQRTLARVANKNFRNGALNPNAFRRKPISEDDILNSTMLNYPLTQYMFCAPDEGAAAVVMCRADIAHRYTDKPVYLKAVEVRTRRYGAYEVNTTCAAVEEDVAPTVYAARAAFEKAGVAPEDVDVVQLQDTDAGAEIIHMAECGFCADGDQEKLLVDGATEIGGSLPVNTDGGLIANGEPIGASGLRQIHELVRQLRGEAGDRQVPGNPRVGFAQLYGAPGTAGATVLTR; encoded by the coding sequence ATGACCAACGATGTAGCCATCATCGGCGTCGGTATCCATCCGTTCGGCCGATTCGAGGGCAAGTCCGCGATGCAGATGGGCGTCGACGCGATCTTCGCCGCCGTCGCCGACGCCGGAGTCGACTGGAAAGACATCGGCGCCGCGACCGGCGGCAGTTGGACGGTGGCCAACCCGGACGCCATCGTCGGGATGGTCGGGCTGACCGGCATCCCGTTCACCAACGTGTTCAACGCATGTGCCACCGCGGCGAGTGCCACCAAGGCGTGCGCGGACGGAATCCGACTCGGCGACTACGACATCGGCATCGCCGTCGGCCTGGACAAGCACCCGCGCGGCGCGTTCACCGAGGATCCCGCCCTGGTCGGCATGCCCAGTTGGTACGCGGAGAACGGCCAGTACCTGACCACCCAGTTCTTCGGCATGAAGGCCAACCGCTACCTGCACGAGCACAATATCTCGCAGCGCACGCTGGCCAGGGTGGCCAACAAGAACTTCCGCAACGGTGCGCTCAACCCGAACGCGTTCCGGCGCAAGCCGATCAGCGAGGACGACATCCTCAACTCGACGATGCTCAACTACCCGTTGACCCAGTACATGTTCTGCGCGCCCGACGAGGGTGCGGCCGCGGTCGTGATGTGCCGTGCCGACATCGCCCACCGCTACACCGACAAGCCGGTGTACCTCAAGGCCGTCGAGGTGCGGACCCGCCGTTACGGCGCCTACGAGGTCAACACCACGTGCGCAGCAGTCGAGGAGGACGTGGCACCCACGGTGTACGCCGCTCGCGCCGCGTTCGAAAAGGCCGGGGTGGCACCCGAAGACGTCGACGTCGTACAACTTCAGGACACCGACGCCGGTGCCGAGATCATCCACATGGCCGAATGCGGCTTCTGCGCCGACGGCGACCAGGAGAAGCTGCTGGTCGACGGCGCAACCGAGATCGGTGGATCACTACCGGTCAACACCGACGGCGGACTGATCGCCAACGGCGAGCCGATCGGCGCCTCGGGCCTGCGGCAGATCCACGAACTCGTGCGGCAGCTGCGCGGCGAAGCCGGCGACCGCCAGGTGCCCGGCAACCCCCGCGTCGGGTTCGCCCAGCTCTACGGCGCACCCGGCACTGCCGGCGCCACCGTCCTGACCCGCTGA
- a CDS encoding amidohydrolase family protein, producing MTEQFRNAPIFDADQHMYETGEALTKFLPEKYSRAVQYAQIGRQTRVVINNRVTDFIPNPTFERVAAPGAHEKFFAGENTDGLTLREMQGKAIDAPAATRNPEDRVAELDRQGVVEALNYPTLGSLVEHSSADDPQLTLAIVHALNQWILEHWSFAYADRVFSTPIINLSEVDAAQRELAWILERGAKVALIKPGPVNGLHGWRSPALPEFDPFWRDVEAAGLPIVLHASYPPLDDYVNKWEPPYTQNFMAQSAFRWMVLGHREIADMLTALICHGTLTRFPKLRIASVENGSSWIFPLFHDFADLYKKMPQNFPEHPHDVFRRNIWVSPFWEGCVSDVVETVGWDKVLFGSDYPHPEGLAEPKGFWKYAEGMDIRRTYDFMGDNARRFMGLPIANPDPEAAKPPALTSA from the coding sequence ATGACCGAACAGTTCCGGAACGCACCGATTTTCGATGCCGACCAGCACATGTACGAGACCGGCGAGGCACTGACGAAGTTCCTGCCGGAGAAGTACTCACGGGCCGTGCAGTACGCGCAGATCGGCCGGCAGACCCGGGTGGTGATCAACAACCGGGTCACCGACTTCATCCCCAACCCGACCTTCGAACGCGTCGCGGCACCCGGGGCACACGAGAAGTTCTTCGCCGGGGAGAACACCGACGGTCTGACGCTGCGCGAGATGCAGGGCAAGGCCATCGACGCGCCCGCGGCCACCCGCAACCCGGAGGACCGGGTCGCCGAACTCGACCGCCAGGGTGTCGTCGAGGCGCTGAACTACCCCACCCTGGGCAGCCTGGTCGAGCACTCCAGTGCCGATGACCCGCAGCTGACGCTGGCGATCGTTCACGCCCTCAACCAGTGGATCCTCGAACACTGGAGCTTCGCCTACGCCGACCGGGTGTTCTCCACACCGATCATCAATCTGTCCGAAGTCGACGCGGCACAACGCGAACTGGCCTGGATCCTGGAGCGCGGCGCCAAGGTCGCCCTGATCAAACCGGGCCCGGTCAACGGCCTGCACGGCTGGCGTTCGCCTGCCCTGCCGGAATTCGACCCGTTCTGGCGGGACGTCGAGGCCGCCGGTCTGCCGATCGTCCTGCACGCCAGCTATCCCCCGCTCGATGACTACGTCAACAAGTGGGAGCCGCCCTACACCCAGAACTTCATGGCGCAGAGTGCATTCCGCTGGATGGTGTTGGGCCACCGCGAGATCGCCGACATGCTGACCGCGCTGATCTGCCACGGCACCCTGACCCGGTTCCCGAAGCTGCGCATCGCGAGTGTGGAGAACGGCAGCAGCTGGATCTTCCCGCTGTTCCACGATTTCGCCGACCTGTACAAGAAGATGCCGCAGAACTTCCCCGAGCATCCACACGACGTGTTCCGCCGCAACATCTGGGTCAGTCCATTCTGGGAGGGCTGCGTATCCGACGTGGTGGAAACCGTCGGGTGGGACAAGGTGCTGTTCGGCTCGGACTATCCGCATCCCGAAGGGCTGGCCGAGCCCAAGGGCTTCTGGAAGTACGCCGAGGGCATGGACATCCGTCGCACCTATGACTTCATGGGTGACAATGCACGCCGGTTCATGGGCCTGCCGATCGCCAACCCGGATCCGGAAGCCGCCAAACCGCCGGCCCTGACCAGCGCCTAG
- a CDS encoding Zn-ribbon domain-containing OB-fold protein produces MQKALAPEISTWPDAEPQLIGSRCTDCTATTFPAQARCPKCSGGNTEQVNLPRRGTVIAWTTQGFPPGAPYKGPTGKDFVPFGVGLVELADDTGPVLRVEGRLTENDPAKLQFGMNVELTMIPFTTDDEGNEIVTFAFQPI; encoded by the coding sequence ATGCAGAAGGCCCTGGCGCCCGAGATCTCGACCTGGCCCGACGCCGAACCCCAGCTGATCGGCAGCCGCTGCACCGACTGCACGGCCACCACCTTCCCCGCCCAGGCCCGCTGCCCCAAATGCTCCGGCGGCAACACCGAACAGGTGAACCTGCCCCGACGCGGCACCGTCATCGCCTGGACCACCCAGGGCTTCCCACCCGGAGCCCCCTACAAGGGCCCCACCGGCAAGGACTTCGTCCCCTTCGGCGTCGGCCTGGTCGAACTCGCCGACGACACCGGACCCGTCCTGCGCGTCGAAGGCCGCCTCACCGAAAACGACCCCGCCAAACTGCAATTCGGCATGAACGTCGAACTCACCATGATCCCGTTCACCACCGACGACGAAGGCAACGAAATCGTCACCTTCGCCTTCCAGCCCATCTAG
- a CDS encoding molybdopterin-containing oxidoreductase family protein, whose product MIATIEDGRLTALRPDKDHPLSAGFACQKGIAFTEVVNDPDRVIRPMKRIPDGFEPVSWDEALDDIAARLTEIHRRHGSGALAWYMGNPAAFSYSHLFAAMAFAKGIGGDSHFFSSSTQDTSSRLLANQFLYGAPFPVPIPDLVRTDLLVMLGANPVVSHGSFLTAPRIKDRMHDIVKRGGRVVVVDPRRSETAAQFEWLGIIPDSDAYLLMSILQVLFTEGLVSARARTQAEGLDWLQEQCAPFTPERTRQHTGIDPDTVRALARDLAATERAAVYGRLGTCVGRNGTLTTYLLDAVNLVAGNLDTPGGSVFSTLGIPGQRWGSMAMGASLRRSYRTKRTRVGGLPLVIGAEPAAFMAKEITTPGRRQVRAMFIGAGNPVLSVPNGLEMENALESLDLSVGLDLYVNETTAHCDYVLPVTTMYERDDFAVTFQMFQATPFRQVTDAVVAPRGQARTEWDIVVDLISRMKVRTPVFVALRMAARRATRRGKRLSPRPVIDGMIRMADGGDRFGLRRGGLTFRRLAEEHPHGVVVAPNIRTGVLGEVVVYPKGRIRLEHEDIASEITALSRRAEPDGYPLRMIGMREPRSENSWLHNSPLLMRGKRIHRALMHTEDAAARHLADGDAVRVRSPYGQIDIALSLTDDIVRGTVAIPHGWGHRGNGGWRIANQAGGANVNQLMSSDPADIEALAGMSWLTGVPVQVEAC is encoded by the coding sequence ATGATCGCCACGATCGAGGACGGCCGCCTGACCGCCCTGCGGCCTGACAAGGACCATCCGCTGTCGGCCGGATTCGCCTGTCAGAAGGGCATCGCGTTCACCGAGGTGGTCAACGATCCCGATCGGGTCATCCGACCGATGAAGCGGATTCCGGACGGCTTTGAACCGGTGAGCTGGGACGAAGCGCTCGACGACATCGCGGCCCGGCTCACCGAGATCCACCGCCGCCACGGATCGGGTGCTCTGGCCTGGTACATGGGTAACCCCGCGGCTTTCAGCTACTCGCACCTGTTCGCCGCGATGGCGTTCGCCAAGGGTATCGGCGGCGACAGCCATTTCTTCAGCTCCTCGACCCAGGACACCAGCAGCCGGCTGTTGGCCAACCAGTTCCTCTACGGCGCACCGTTCCCGGTGCCCATCCCGGACCTGGTGCGTACCGATCTGCTGGTCATGCTCGGCGCGAATCCGGTGGTGTCGCACGGCAGTTTCCTCACCGCACCGCGGATCAAGGACCGCATGCACGACATCGTGAAGCGCGGTGGACGGGTCGTGGTGGTCGATCCGCGGCGAAGTGAAACCGCCGCCCAGTTCGAGTGGCTCGGGATCATCCCGGATTCCGATGCGTATCTGCTGATGTCGATCCTGCAGGTGCTGTTCACCGAGGGGCTGGTCAGTGCGCGGGCCCGGACACAGGCCGAGGGCCTGGACTGGCTGCAAGAGCAGTGCGCACCGTTCACGCCGGAGCGGACCCGACAACACACCGGCATCGACCCGGACACCGTGCGCGCGTTGGCCCGCGATCTCGCCGCCACCGAACGGGCCGCGGTCTACGGCCGGTTGGGCACCTGCGTCGGGCGCAACGGCACGCTGACCACCTACCTGCTCGATGCGGTCAATCTCGTCGCCGGGAACCTGGATACCCCGGGCGGCAGTGTGTTCAGCACGCTGGGTATCCCCGGTCAGAGGTGGGGATCGATGGCGATGGGCGCCTCGCTGCGCCGGAGCTATCGCACCAAGCGCACCCGGGTCGGCGGCCTGCCGTTGGTCATCGGGGCCGAGCCCGCGGCGTTCATGGCCAAGGAGATCACGACACCCGGTCGGCGGCAGGTCAGGGCGATGTTCATCGGCGCGGGGAATCCGGTGCTGTCGGTCCCCAACGGCCTCGAGATGGAAAATGCGCTGGAATCGTTGGATCTTTCGGTCGGCCTGGACCTCTACGTCAACGAGACCACCGCACACTGCGACTACGTGTTGCCCGTGACGACGATGTACGAACGTGACGACTTCGCGGTCACGTTCCAGATGTTCCAGGCCACCCCCTTCCGTCAGGTCACCGATGCGGTGGTGGCCCCGCGCGGCCAGGCCCGCACCGAATGGGACATCGTCGTCGACCTGATCAGCCGAATGAAGGTTCGCACACCGGTTTTCGTCGCGCTGCGGATGGCGGCCAGGCGGGCGACGCGACGCGGGAAGCGGCTCAGCCCGCGGCCGGTGATCGACGGAATGATCCGGATGGCCGACGGCGGTGACCGTTTCGGGTTGCGCCGCGGCGGGCTGACGTTCCGCCGCTTGGCCGAAGAGCATCCGCACGGTGTGGTGGTGGCACCGAACATCCGTACCGGCGTGCTCGGCGAGGTCGTGGTGTACCCGAAGGGGCGGATCCGGCTCGAACACGAGGACATCGCCTCCGAGATCACCGCGCTGTCGCGACGAGCCGAGCCCGACGGTTACCCGCTGCGCATGATCGGCATGCGTGAACCGCGCTCCGAGAACTCCTGGTTGCACAATTCACCGTTGCTCATGCGCGGCAAGAGGATTCACCGCGCACTCATGCATACCGAGGATGCTGCTGCCCGTCACCTCGCCGACGGCGACGCGGTGCGGGTGCGCTCGCCCTACGGTCAGATCGACATCGCACTGTCGCTCACCGATGACATCGTGCGCGGCACCGTCGCGATACCGCACGGTTGGGGCCACCGGGGGAACGGCGGCTGGCGGATCGCCAATCAGGCGGGTGGGGCCAACGTCAACCAGTTGATGTCGAGCGATCCGGCCGATATCGAGGCGCTGGCCGGCATGTCCTGGCTGACGGGGGTGCCGGTGCAGGTGGAAGCCTGCTGA
- a CDS encoding amidohydrolase family protein, with translation MTYKVIDCLANVHFGETQNQPTFMKKVRDDYFKGPTSMYDPIDLSEMLDEMDTHGVQKAILMDSLAKPSVTARKFVEAHPDRFALAMGGVNLLRPIPSLRELAAIAADLPVAYTVVGPSFWGDGQYPPSDAVYYPLYTKCAELELPLCVNTGLPGPPIPGEVQNPIHLDRVCVRFPELKLCMIHGADPWWDIAIRMLIKYQNLRLMTSAWSPKRLPESLLHFMRTRGKGKVIFASDFPVLRMQRVVPEALALDLPEDVLDNYLYNNAAEFFFGQNQES, from the coding sequence ATGACTTACAAGGTGATTGACTGTCTGGCCAACGTGCACTTCGGCGAGACCCAGAACCAGCCCACCTTCATGAAGAAGGTGCGTGACGATTACTTCAAGGGCCCGACGTCGATGTATGACCCCATCGACCTGTCGGAGATGCTCGACGAGATGGACACCCACGGGGTGCAGAAGGCCATCCTGATGGATTCGCTGGCCAAACCGTCGGTCACCGCGCGGAAGTTCGTCGAGGCGCATCCCGACCGCTTCGCGCTGGCGATGGGCGGGGTGAACCTGCTGCGGCCCATCCCGTCGTTGCGTGAACTCGCTGCCATAGCCGCCGACCTGCCGGTGGCCTATACCGTTGTCGGACCCAGTTTCTGGGGAGACGGGCAGTACCCACCTAGTGACGCGGTGTACTACCCGCTCTACACCAAGTGCGCGGAACTCGAGTTGCCGTTGTGCGTCAACACCGGCCTGCCCGGTCCGCCGATCCCGGGCGAGGTGCAGAATCCGATCCACCTCGACCGCGTGTGCGTCCGGTTCCCGGAGTTGAAGCTGTGCATGATCCACGGGGCAGATCCGTGGTGGGACATCGCGATCCGCATGCTGATCAAGTATCAGAACCTACGGTTGATGACGTCGGCGTGGTCGCCGAAGCGGCTGCCGGAGTCGCTGCTGCACTTCATGCGTACCCGGGGGAAAGGCAAGGTCATCTTCGCCTCGGATTTCCCCGTGCTGCGTATGCAACGCGTGGTGCCCGAGGCACTGGCGCTGGATCTGCCGGAAGACGTGCTGGACAACTACCTCTACAACAATGCCGCGGAGTTCTTCTTCGGCCAGAATCAGGAGAGCTGA
- a CDS encoding acyl-CoA dehydrogenase family protein: MDFSTVELSAEDEAFRTEVREFLSSVVTEEVIRHDRETGDNFHEGAHLALGAAGYLEKEWKTEADGGFSRVRRRIWELEKRRAEVPWVTWGTTSMVARSVAKFASPEIRDDVLRGVFDGTVRLCLGYTEPEGGSDVATCKTRAVRDGGQWVINGSKMFTTGAHNCQYVFLITNTDPEAPKHKSLTMFLVPLDSEGIEIQGIRTVDGDRTNIVYYSDVRVDDKYRLGDVNGGWTVVREPLDAEHGAVAAADDGLADVAIMMHQAGFMAEAADNVAALVGTPDVSGRAAIDDGSVAYRLGRSVARMEASLSSPSIFGRVALAQTMRDIAPDLMDIAGSVAALPIGADGGADDRSEYVYRFAPLVGIYGGTLEVFRNMIAQHVLGLGKPNYSPPKAKVS; encoded by the coding sequence GTGGATTTCTCAACAGTCGAACTGTCCGCGGAGGACGAGGCGTTCCGCACCGAAGTGCGCGAATTCCTGTCGAGTGTCGTGACCGAAGAGGTCATCCGCCACGACCGTGAAACCGGTGACAACTTTCACGAGGGCGCGCACCTGGCCCTGGGCGCTGCCGGTTATCTGGAGAAGGAATGGAAGACCGAGGCCGACGGCGGCTTTTCCCGGGTGCGCAGGCGGATCTGGGAGCTGGAGAAGCGCCGGGCCGAGGTGCCGTGGGTGACCTGGGGGACCACGTCGATGGTGGCGCGGTCGGTCGCGAAGTTCGCCTCCCCGGAGATCCGAGACGACGTGCTGCGCGGGGTGTTCGACGGCACCGTGCGGTTGTGCCTGGGCTACACCGAGCCCGAGGGCGGCTCCGATGTGGCCACCTGCAAGACCCGCGCCGTCCGTGACGGCGGCCAGTGGGTGATCAACGGTTCCAAGATGTTCACCACCGGTGCACACAACTGCCAGTACGTCTTCCTGATCACCAACACCGATCCGGAAGCGCCGAAGCACAAGAGCCTGACCATGTTCCTGGTGCCTCTGGACTCCGAGGGCATCGAGATCCAGGGCATCCGGACCGTCGACGGTGACCGCACCAACATCGTCTACTACTCCGATGTGCGGGTCGACGACAAGTACCGGCTCGGCGATGTGAACGGCGGCTGGACGGTGGTCCGTGAACCGCTCGATGCCGAGCACGGGGCGGTCGCCGCCGCCGACGACGGTCTGGCCGACGTCGCGATCATGATGCATCAGGCCGGATTCATGGCCGAGGCCGCCGACAACGTGGCCGCGCTGGTGGGCACTCCAGATGTCAGTGGTCGCGCGGCCATCGACGACGGATCGGTGGCATATCGCCTGGGGCGCAGCGTGGCACGCATGGAGGCCTCACTGTCCTCGCCGAGTATTTTCGGTCGGGTGGCGCTGGCGCAGACCATGCGTGACATCGCCCCGGATCTGATGGACATCGCGGGATCGGTTGCCGCACTGCCGATCGGAGCCGACGGGGGAGCAGACGACCGCAGTGAGTACGTCTACCGCTTCGCGCCCTTGGTCGGTATCTACGGTGGCACGCTCGAGGTGTTCCGCAACATGATCGCCCAACATGTGCTCGGGCTGGGCAAGCCGAACTACTCACCGCCCAAGGCGAAGGTTTCGTAG